Proteins encoded by one window of Salmonirosea aquatica:
- a CDS encoding alkaline phosphatase family protein — protein sequence MRFSYLCRALLLSIALLSGAHSASSQIRQKKALFVIVDGISSDVIEKIDTPNLDVIAAVGGYTRAHVGGDKGTYSQTPTISAVGYNSLLTGTWFNKHNVPDNAIKDPNYHYWTIFRFLHEQYPHKKTAVFSTWLDNRTKLVGDGLPQTGHLRITYPFDGFELDTIHFPHDQEKHYIRTIDEEVTNEAAAYVQSDGPDLSWVYLEFTDDMGHRYGDSEQFHEAIRLMDDQMGRLWKAIQFREKNFAEDWLFIITTDHGRDAKTGKGHGGQSDRERSTWMVTNAKNRNVQFTSTPDISTPGIVDIMPTLARHLDITLPKEQAFEIDGVPLTGPLSAQQLSATKSDNHINLTWKSVAKAGKAKIWLTTTNQFKEGGRDRYLLMAEVPLTDEKARLDVSKVPSKFYKIVLEGPDNALNTWVVE from the coding sequence ATGCGTTTCTCCTACCTCTGTCGCGCCCTGCTGTTGAGCATTGCCCTGCTCTCGGGTGCTCACTCGGCTTCTTCCCAAATCCGGCAAAAGAAAGCCCTCTTTGTAATCGTAGATGGTATTTCCAGCGATGTGATCGAGAAAATCGATACGCCCAATCTGGACGTCATCGCCGCAGTGGGCGGGTACACCCGCGCCCATGTTGGGGGCGACAAGGGTACCTACTCGCAGACGCCCACGATTTCGGCGGTGGGGTACAACAGTCTGCTGACGGGTACCTGGTTCAATAAGCACAACGTACCCGACAATGCCATCAAGGACCCCAACTACCACTACTGGACCATCTTCCGGTTTCTGCATGAGCAGTACCCCCATAAGAAAACCGCCGTGTTTTCGACCTGGCTCGACAACCGCACCAAGCTAGTCGGCGACGGCTTACCTCAAACCGGCCATCTGCGCATTACCTACCCATTCGATGGGTTTGAGCTGGATACGATCCATTTTCCCCACGACCAGGAGAAGCACTACATCCGCACGATTGATGAGGAGGTGACCAACGAAGCCGCCGCCTATGTCCAGTCCGACGGTCCGGATTTGAGCTGGGTGTACCTGGAATTTACGGATGACATGGGTCACCGCTACGGCGACAGCGAGCAATTCCACGAGGCCATCCGGCTCATGGACGATCAGATGGGGCGTCTGTGGAAAGCCATTCAGTTCCGGGAGAAAAACTTTGCCGAGGATTGGCTGTTCATCATCACCACCGACCACGGTCGCGACGCCAAAACCGGCAAAGGGCACGGCGGGCAATCGGACCGGGAGCGCAGTACCTGGATGGTCACCAACGCCAAAAACCGCAACGTGCAGTTTACCTCTACACCAGACATATCCACGCCGGGAATCGTAGACATCATGCCCACGCTGGCCCGGCATCTGGATATTACCCTGCCCAAAGAACAAGCCTTCGAGATTGACGGGGTACCCCTGACCGGCCCCCTTTCGGCGCAGCAACTTTCTGCCACCAAAAGCGACAACCACATCAACCTGACCTGGAAATCAGTAGCCAAAGCCGGAAAAGCCAAGATCTGGCTCACTACGACCAATCAATTCAAGGAGGGCGGCCGGGATCGCTATCTGCTGATGGCTGAAGTACCCCTCACCGACGAAAAAGCCCGGCTCGATGTCTCGAAAGTACCCTCGAAGTTTTATAAGATTGTGCTGGAAGGGCCGGATAATGCGTTGAATACCTGGGTGGTGGAGTAA
- a CDS encoding fasciclin domain-containing protein: MKKASEWTRSIMRVGMAVLLAGCIGACTDNTSPRPASQTVVDVLSGNSDFSILKDAVEYAGLTRDLRLNTVTVFAPTNAAFQASGFADAAAVKALPASTVKSLLQYHMIGFNVPSSQLVVGKNEAVTTLQGGNVYVTKLDANSGVSVNNARVTKADMQAQNGLIHVIDRVLMVPTQNLLEIAQADPNLTYLVAAATRAAASNPAVVSALTSTKNVYTVFAPTNEAFIAAGFPTLASIQSAPAATLAGIVLNHVIADRAFSPTLVKGEANTASGGKLAVDVSNGVTVTSKGNAQASKVVKADILATNGVIHIIDRVLLP; this comes from the coding sequence ATGAAAAAAGCAAGTGAGTGGACGCGCAGCATCATGCGGGTAGGTATGGCAGTGCTACTGGCAGGATGTATAGGTGCTTGTACGGATAATACTTCGCCCCGGCCAGCCAGCCAGACTGTGGTAGATGTACTATCGGGGAATAGCGATTTTTCTATTTTAAAAGACGCTGTTGAATACGCGGGATTGACGAGGGATCTTCGCCTGAACACAGTGACCGTGTTTGCTCCTACGAACGCGGCCTTCCAGGCATCAGGATTTGCCGATGCGGCGGCGGTAAAAGCACTGCCCGCCAGTACTGTAAAATCACTACTGCAGTATCACATGATTGGGTTTAATGTTCCTTCCTCGCAACTAGTCGTGGGTAAAAACGAAGCGGTGACTACTCTGCAAGGAGGCAACGTGTATGTTACTAAACTGGATGCCAATTCGGGAGTGTCGGTCAACAATGCCCGGGTAACCAAAGCCGATATGCAGGCCCAAAACGGCTTGATCCATGTGATTGATCGGGTGCTGATGGTACCCACCCAGAACCTGCTGGAGATCGCCCAGGCCGATCCGAACCTGACGTACCTGGTGGCTGCCGCTACCCGTGCCGCAGCGAGCAACCCGGCTGTAGTCAGTGCGCTCACCTCGACGAAAAACGTTTATACTGTTTTTGCGCCGACCAATGAAGCATTCATCGCTGCTGGTTTTCCGACCCTTGCTTCCATCCAGTCAGCCCCAGCGGCAACGCTTGCGGGTATCGTCCTCAACCATGTCATTGCTGACCGTGCTTTCAGCCCTACGCTGGTCAAAGGAGAGGCCAATACGGCGTCGGGTGGGAAACTGGCCGTGGATGTCAGTAATGGTGTGACGGTCACCAGTAAAGGAAATGCGCAGGCTTCCAAAGTGGTTAAAGCCGATATTCTGGCTACCAACGGAGTCATACACATCATCGACCGCGTTTTGCTCCCCTGA
- a CDS encoding GDSL-type esterase/lipase family protein has protein sequence MEKRFSRKVSLFLRIGLFVCLGGSAFAQPVHVTFFGSSVCYGTGAEKNHGYAWQFFHSGAIDTTRFRYFNASTGGDNTLKVEKEDRLGKKLYPTDPDIVVLGLSLGNEGILNPKDDNGREQILEQYRSRLLALADSLHRAGMQPVIVNCYANNNFGAPHYEATQRMNRLINTWPYPSVNVLGTIDDLTGKWVEGYWNDALHPNTAGHREMSYALVPSLFAAIRQGKKTPAYDWNKSYATLLNKHKVEMPLRLDLTGILHSFTLSFRFKAAAEGTLAGFVANGQRQAIDITGSEIRYKNLSTAYPQDPQAWTHVVLSHSYANQETTLFVNGERVGSVAEQFAPTQVFFGGTAATLDLKDIALHRAALNESEALDLFNKKFIQSSLEFYNPLTHVPTGNELDNYAQSLNRMKLDKEVSLERQAVD, from the coding sequence ATGGAAAAAAGATTCAGTAGAAAAGTCAGTTTGTTCCTGCGTATTGGCCTGTTCGTCTGCCTTGGCGGTTCGGCCTTTGCCCAGCCCGTCCACGTGACATTTTTCGGTTCATCGGTATGCTACGGCACGGGCGCCGAAAAGAATCACGGCTACGCCTGGCAGTTTTTCCACAGCGGCGCCATCGACACCACCCGCTTCCGGTACTTCAACGCCTCTACGGGCGGCGACAATACCTTGAAAGTCGAGAAAGAAGACCGCCTCGGCAAGAAGCTGTACCCTACCGATCCCGACATCGTGGTACTCGGCTTATCGCTGGGTAACGAAGGTATCCTGAACCCAAAAGACGACAACGGCCGGGAGCAGATTCTGGAGCAGTACCGCAGCCGGTTGCTGGCTTTGGCCGATTCGCTGCATCGCGCGGGCATGCAGCCGGTCATTGTGAATTGCTACGCCAATAACAATTTCGGCGCGCCGCACTACGAAGCCACCCAACGCATGAATCGCCTGATCAATACCTGGCCCTACCCGAGTGTCAACGTGCTGGGTACCATCGACGATCTGACCGGAAAATGGGTCGAGGGCTACTGGAACGATGCCCTGCATCCCAACACCGCCGGTCACCGCGAAATGTCGTACGCCCTAGTTCCGTCGCTGTTTGCGGCCATCCGGCAGGGCAAGAAAACACCGGCCTACGACTGGAATAAAAGCTATGCCACCTTGCTGAATAAGCATAAAGTCGAAATGCCCTTGCGGCTCGACCTGACGGGTATCCTGCATTCATTTACACTGAGTTTCCGGTTCAAAGCGGCGGCTGAGGGTACCCTCGCCGGTTTTGTTGCCAACGGGCAACGGCAGGCTATCGACATTACCGGGTCTGAGATTCGCTACAAAAATCTTTCTACAGCCTACCCCCAGGACCCGCAAGCCTGGACGCACGTGGTGCTGAGCCACAGCTACGCCAATCAGGAAACCACGCTGTTTGTAAACGGCGAACGGGTGGGTAGCGTGGCGGAACAATTTGCCCCAACTCAGGTCTTTTTCGGCGGCACCGCTGCTACTCTCGATCTGAAAGACATCGCCCTGCACCGCGCCGCCCTGAACGAAAGCGAAGCGCTCGATCTGTTCAACAAGAAATTCATTCAATCGAGTCTGGAATTTTACAATCCCCTCACCCACGTTCCGACCGGAAATGAGTTGGACAACTATGCGCAGAGCCTGAACCGCATGAAACTAGATAAAGAGGTATCGTTAGAGCGGCAGGCCGTCGACTGA
- a CDS encoding rhamnogalacturonidase → MKYKILILLALTILTTATQAQPNQKNVFPDGTPMSGWFLDYSKVQLSGLGKQYVITDFGAKRDSTLVQTQVIQRTIDEAARQGGGVVVIPKGTFVSGALFFKPKTHLYVGEGAKLKGSDDIADYPSRPSRMEGQSLDYFPALVNAYGVDGFTISGKGTLDGNGLKYWEAFWQRRKENPQCTNLEVSRPRLVFIWNCDDVQVQDVSLHNAGFWTSHYYQCTNVKILDLHIASPHAPVKAPSTDAIDIDACTNVLVKGCYMSVNDDAIALKGGKGPWADTDPNNGENVNILIEDCEFGFCHAALTCGSEAIHNKNIVMRNCHVNEAMRVLWLKMRPDTPQKYEYITVENIKGQAHSLIYVKPWTQFFDLKGRKEVPLSYSEHITLKNIDMKCDIFFDIAITEYDKLSQFTFEDVKVEAKNAAYDKSIIDGLTFNNVVVNGKKIQ, encoded by the coding sequence ATGAAATACAAAATACTCATTCTCCTAGCCCTTACCATCCTCACCACCGCTACCCAAGCCCAGCCAAACCAAAAAAACGTTTTCCCGGACGGTACCCCCATGTCCGGCTGGTTTCTGGATTACAGCAAGGTACAACTGAGCGGCCTGGGCAAGCAGTACGTCATCACCGACTTCGGGGCCAAGCGGGACAGTACCCTGGTGCAGACGCAGGTCATTCAGCGCACCATCGATGAGGCGGCGCGGCAGGGTGGTGGTGTGGTGGTGATTCCGAAGGGTACCTTTGTGAGCGGCGCGCTGTTTTTCAAGCCCAAAACGCATTTGTACGTAGGCGAAGGAGCCAAACTGAAAGGCTCGGACGACATTGCGGACTACCCCAGCCGGCCCTCGCGCATGGAAGGGCAGAGCCTCGACTACTTCCCGGCGCTGGTCAACGCCTACGGGGTCGATGGCTTCACGATTTCGGGCAAGGGTACCCTCGACGGCAACGGCCTGAAATACTGGGAGGCGTTCTGGCAGCGGCGCAAGGAGAACCCGCAATGCACCAACCTCGAAGTGTCGCGGCCGCGGCTGGTGTTCATCTGGAACTGTGACGACGTGCAGGTGCAGGACGTCAGTCTGCACAACGCGGGCTTCTGGACCAGCCACTACTACCAATGTACCAACGTCAAGATTCTCGACCTGCACATTGCGTCGCCCCACGCCCCCGTCAAAGCGCCCAGCACCGACGCCATCGATATTGACGCCTGTACCAATGTGCTGGTGAAAGGCTGCTACATGTCGGTCAACGACGACGCCATCGCGCTGAAAGGCGGCAAAGGTCCGTGGGCCGACACTGATCCCAACAACGGCGAAAACGTGAATATCCTGATCGAGGATTGCGAGTTTGGCTTCTGCCACGCCGCCCTCACCTGCGGCAGCGAAGCCATTCACAACAAAAACATCGTGATGCGGAATTGCCACGTCAACGAGGCTATGCGGGTACTGTGGCTCAAAATGCGGCCCGACACCCCGCAGAAGTACGAGTACATTACCGTAGAAAACATCAAAGGCCAGGCTCACAGCCTCATCTACGTCAAGCCCTGGACCCAGTTTTTCGACCTGAAAGGCCGCAAGGAGGTACCTTTGTCCTATTCGGAGCACATCACCCTGAAAAACATCGATATGAAGTGCGATATTTTCTTCGATATTGCCATCACCGAATACGATAAGCTGTCCCAGTTTACGTTTGAGGACGTAAAAGTAGAAGCGAAAAATGCCGCCTACGACAAAAGCATCATCGACGGCCTTACTTTCAATAATGTAGTGGTGAATGGAAAAAAGATTCAGTAG
- a CDS encoding putative toxin-antitoxin system toxin component, PIN family, translating to MRVVLDTNSLLVCIGKRSQYRPIFDALLEGSIQLLITNDILNEYVEKLEEKTNTAVAENTSNFLLRSPDVERVDIYFNWSIITTDVDDNKFVDCALNGRADYLVTDDKHYNLLKDTGFPLVNVIRTRDFLDLVAK from the coding sequence ATGCGCGTAGTGCTTGATACGAATAGCTTATTGGTATGTATTGGGAAACGCTCCCAGTATCGCCCGATTTTTGATGCTTTGCTGGAAGGCAGCATTCAGCTACTGATTACGAACGACATACTAAATGAGTATGTCGAAAAATTAGAAGAAAAGACAAACACTGCAGTGGCGGAGAATACGTCTAATTTTCTGCTACGTTCTCCCGACGTGGAAAGGGTCGACATCTATTTCAATTGGTCGATCATCACCACCGATGTCGACGACAACAAGTTTGTTGACTGCGCATTGAACGGGAGAGCCGACTATCTGGTAACGGACGATAAGCACTACAATCTTCTGAAAGATACAGGATTCCCGCTGGTCAATGTCATCAGGACAAGAGATTTTCTGGATTTGGTAGCAAAGTAA
- a CDS encoding NAD(P)-dependent alcohol dehydrogenase: protein MKAIVYTHYGAPESLTQQEVPTPVPKAHEVLIQVEAASVNSWDWDLVTGRPRIYRLMFGLFKPRYPIIGSDIAGRVEAAGKEVTQFRPGDEVFGDISGSGFGAFAEYACAPAQVLARKVPTMTFEQAAATPQAGVLALQGLRQGQLAAGKKVLINGAGGGVGTFAVQMAKVAGAEVTGVDRADKLDLLRSLGADHVIDYREQDFTKTGQTYDLILDMVTRHSVADCRRALKPGGRYVLIGGSIMTLLQAATLGSWSKPEGKQIGLLMHKPNPKDLHELNLLFEAGSVVPVIDKTYPLHEVSEAVRYLGEGNARGKVVITI, encoded by the coding sequence ATGAAAGCAATTGTGTATACTCACTACGGAGCCCCTGAGTCACTTACTCAGCAGGAGGTACCCACGCCCGTCCCCAAAGCCCATGAGGTACTAATACAAGTGGAGGCCGCCTCGGTCAATTCCTGGGATTGGGATTTGGTGACGGGCCGCCCCCGTATTTATCGGCTCATGTTCGGTCTGTTCAAGCCTAGGTACCCCATCATCGGCTCCGACATCGCCGGACGGGTGGAGGCGGCTGGAAAGGAGGTCACGCAATTCCGGCCGGGCGATGAGGTTTTTGGCGATATCTCCGGCAGCGGATTCGGAGCTTTCGCCGAGTATGCGTGCGCGCCTGCCCAGGTGCTGGCGCGCAAGGTACCCACTATGACTTTTGAGCAGGCCGCCGCTACCCCTCAGGCGGGGGTACTCGCTTTGCAGGGACTTCGGCAGGGGCAGCTCGCGGCCGGAAAGAAGGTGCTTATCAACGGGGCCGGTGGGGGCGTGGGTACCTTCGCGGTGCAGATGGCCAAAGTGGCCGGAGCGGAAGTAACGGGCGTCGACCGCGCCGACAAACTGGACCTGCTGCGCTCGCTCGGCGCGGATCATGTCATCGACTACCGGGAGCAGGACTTTACCAAAACCGGGCAAACCTACGACCTGATTCTGGACATGGTAACCCGCCATTCGGTTGCCGATTGTCGGCGAGCATTGAAGCCCGGGGGTCGCTACGTACTGATAGGCGGTTCAATCATGACTCTTCTACAGGCAGCTACCCTGGGAAGCTGGTCAAAGCCGGAAGGAAAGCAGATTGGCCTCCTGATGCATAAACCCAACCCAAAGGATCTGCACGAATTGAATCTACTTTTCGAGGCCGGTAGTGTTGTGCCAGTGATCGATAAAACCTATCCACTGCATGAAGTTTCGGAGGCAGTGCGCTATCTGGGCGAGGGAAATGCCCGTGGAAAAGTCGTCATAACGATTTAA
- a CDS encoding Uma2 family endonuclease, translated as MEAITGQIPETLLYEEFGGRKYYRRGYRQILLGLKNESEIMGSSVFQSLIVSALIFYLKTILPKNHYWVQSSEAGLHLDRAENLANDIAIVEKSKLKDPRSLKYNDVPPRFVIEVDIKIDPRDYSAEPAVGSDMDYILQKSEQLLKFGVEGIAWILTPSRKTLLMRPNHRLEVYNWTDEVPLFGEYAFCLQRILEEEGILPESE; from the coding sequence ATGGAAGCCATCACCGGACAAATTCCCGAAACCCTGCTGTACGAAGAATTCGGCGGGCGGAAGTACTACCGCCGGGGCTATCGCCAGATACTTTTGGGACTAAAAAATGAAAGCGAGATTATGGGAAGCAGTGTTTTTCAATCGCTCATTGTGTCGGCGCTGATCTTTTATTTGAAAACCATCCTGCCCAAAAACCACTATTGGGTGCAATCCAGCGAAGCCGGGCTTCATCTCGACCGCGCGGAGAACCTTGCCAATGACATTGCCATCGTAGAAAAAAGTAAACTGAAAGACCCCCGCTCTTTGAAGTACAATGATGTACCACCCCGTTTCGTCATTGAAGTAGATATCAAAATAGATCCTAGAGACTACTCCGCTGAACCGGCCGTGGGTTCAGATATGGACTACATCCTCCAAAAATCGGAGCAGTTGCTGAAATTCGGCGTGGAGGGCATTGCCTGGATTCTGACCCCGAGCCGCAAAACGCTTCTGATGCGCCCTAACCACCGCCTTGAAGTCTACAACTGGACCGACGAGGTACCCCTCTTTGGTGAGTATGCTTTCTGTCTGCAAAGGATTCTGGAAGAGGAGGGGATTTTGCCGGAATCTGAGTAG
- a CDS encoding helix-turn-helix transcriptional regulator, which produces MPANRNALVRYKTIDACLRNRQRNWTLDDLIEKVSEALYEYEGIDKGISRRTVQADIQMMRSDKLGYFAPIVIREKKYYTYEDPHYSITNIPLSDGDLARMNEAVEILKQFKGFSHFTALNEVVQKLEDHVFSTARKMAPVIDFEKNENLKGLHFLDDLYQAVVQKKAVQLTYQSFSARAPQTFVFHVWWLKEFKNRWFAVGVRTEQRYITNLALDRIIDITPTYEEYLSNQLIDPEQYYRDVIGVTVSGNLRPIKVKLFVAQLHAPYVETKPLHHSQQVLERNAEGVVIQLKVQHNYELEKEILGFGEGLIVLEPEKLRQIIKRRLKEALAVYE; this is translated from the coding sequence ATGCCCGCCAACCGCAACGCCCTCGTCCGCTACAAAACCATCGACGCCTGTCTGCGCAACCGGCAACGTAACTGGACCCTTGACGACCTGATCGAAAAGGTTTCGGAAGCGCTTTATGAGTACGAGGGCATCGATAAAGGCATCAGCCGCCGCACGGTGCAGGCGGATATACAGATGATGCGGAGCGATAAGCTGGGGTACTTTGCGCCCATCGTCATCCGTGAGAAGAAGTACTACACCTACGAGGACCCTCATTACAGCATCACGAACATTCCGCTGTCGGATGGTGATCTGGCGCGAATGAACGAAGCCGTGGAGATTTTGAAGCAATTCAAGGGCTTTTCGCACTTCACGGCGCTCAACGAAGTGGTGCAGAAGCTGGAAGACCACGTTTTTTCGACGGCCCGGAAAATGGCCCCCGTCATTGATTTCGAGAAAAACGAAAACCTGAAAGGACTTCATTTCCTCGACGATTTGTACCAGGCCGTGGTGCAGAAGAAAGCAGTTCAGCTGACCTACCAGTCGTTTTCGGCCCGTGCCCCGCAGACCTTCGTCTTCCACGTGTGGTGGCTGAAAGAATTCAAAAATCGCTGGTTTGCGGTGGGCGTGCGCACGGAGCAACGGTACATTACAAATCTGGCGCTGGACCGGATCATCGACATTACTCCCACCTACGAAGAATACCTGTCCAATCAACTGATCGACCCGGAACAGTACTACCGCGACGTCATCGGGGTTACGGTGAGTGGAAACCTTCGGCCCATTAAAGTGAAGTTATTTGTCGCCCAGCTTCATGCGCCTTATGTCGAAACCAAGCCGCTTCACCATTCGCAGCAGGTACTGGAGCGAAACGCCGAGGGTGTCGTCATTCAACTCAAAGTGCAGCATAACTACGAGCTGGAAAAAGAGATCTTGGGCTTTGGCGAGGGCCTGATCGTGCTCGAACCCGAAAAGCTCCGACAAATTATCAAACGACGATTGAAGGAGGCGCTGGCCGTCTATGAGTAG
- a CDS encoding slipin family protein: MKTVRIQTQEIGLLFRNGDFHKVLLPGKHWIWPNETLYFYKRGDLLQNPPRDLTVLLSYPEIAAELDVLEVRDGEIALQYENEMFRAVLQKGRWAYWKGVKNYRYQILDVTQLAIPAEVDLASLMPQPLSAYVRTTTVEGHDKGVLFIDWKFDSVLEPGVYHWWKNNTPVHVLKVDTRRQQMEISGQEILTKDKATIRLSFYVQYHVRDVVKALVENKDYDKQLYVQMQLALRAYIGGLTLDELLDKKADMAEAILQVTAAKAEQLGIELSGGGVRDIILPGDMRDIMNQVLMAEKKAQANIIMRREETASTRSLLNTAKLMEDNEMLWKLKEMEYVEKIAEKINSISVSGSGQVIDQLKQIFVSSKN; the protein is encoded by the coding sequence ATGAAAACTGTACGCATCCAGACCCAGGAAATTGGGTTATTGTTCAGAAACGGCGACTTCCATAAGGTACTTTTGCCGGGTAAGCACTGGATTTGGCCCAACGAAACGCTGTATTTCTACAAGCGGGGGGATTTACTGCAAAACCCGCCCCGTGATCTGACGGTACTGCTTTCGTACCCCGAAATTGCGGCCGAACTGGATGTGTTAGAGGTAAGAGATGGCGAAATCGCGTTGCAGTACGAGAACGAAATGTTCCGGGCGGTTCTCCAAAAAGGTCGCTGGGCCTACTGGAAAGGCGTTAAGAACTATCGGTACCAGATTCTGGACGTCACGCAATTGGCGATTCCGGCCGAAGTGGATCTTGCGTCCTTGATGCCGCAGCCGTTGAGTGCCTACGTGCGGACTACCACCGTCGAAGGTCACGACAAAGGGGTACTTTTCATCGACTGGAAATTCGATAGCGTGCTGGAACCCGGCGTGTACCATTGGTGGAAAAACAACACGCCCGTCCACGTGCTGAAAGTGGACACGCGCCGACAGCAAATGGAAATTTCGGGTCAGGAAATCCTGACGAAAGACAAAGCCACGATTCGGCTCAGCTTTTACGTGCAGTACCACGTCCGCGATGTCGTTAAGGCCCTGGTCGAGAACAAAGACTACGACAAGCAGCTGTACGTACAGATGCAGCTGGCCCTGCGGGCCTACATCGGCGGACTGACCCTGGACGAATTGCTGGACAAAAAGGCCGACATGGCCGAGGCCATTCTGCAGGTAACCGCCGCGAAAGCGGAGCAACTCGGCATCGAACTGAGTGGCGGCGGGGTACGCGACATTATCCTGCCGGGCGATATGCGCGACATCATGAACCAGGTATTGATGGCCGAAAAGAAAGCCCAGGCCAACATCATCATGCGTCGGGAAGAAACCGCCTCTACCCGCAGCCTGTTGAATACGGCCAAACTGATGGAGGACAACGAGATGCTGTGGAAGCTGAAGGAAATGGAGTACGTCGAAAAAATCGCCGAAAAAATCAACTCCATTTCGGTTTCCGGCAGCGGTCAGGTCATCGACCAGCTGAAGCAGATTTTTGTTTCGTCTAAAAACTAA
- a CDS encoding RtcB family protein: MENPEITLDEILVLAAIPDHLHATFLRVANGLVQRANYPKEKALGLLAQMLQNPKKYAYSKNKVTNLARAIYDLNKQGIAVPLSEAGATYLPPEPTPYPLQADGKQETTAFDLRTERLPYAIFGREYIEEGALLQMETAASLPISVAGALMPDAHQGYGLPIGGVLATEPNTVIPFAVGVDIACRMCLSVFDLSPDFLKREPHLLKKTLVENTKFGMGGEVRDKHDESVMDLPEWQATKIIRDLKDKAYRQLGTSGTGNHFAEWGIVDVYGEQATNGLDLPPGQYMALLSHSGSRGFGGNVANYYSKLAMQKTHLPKQAAHLAWLDLNTEEGQEYWIAMNLAGEYASANHHEIHNKIAKALRQKPLTMIENHHNFAWKEQLADGREVMVHRKGATPAGPDVLGIIPGSMTKPGFVVRGRGHADSINSASHGAGRLMSRTKALNSITHAQLNKALQEADIQLIGGDLDEAPMVYKDIETVIAAQSELVEVLAKFTPKIVRMADANRKEGRED, translated from the coding sequence ATGGAAAATCCCGAAATTACTCTTGACGAGATATTGGTACTTGCGGCCATTCCCGACCACCTGCACGCCACTTTCCTGCGCGTAGCCAATGGGTTGGTCCAACGCGCCAACTACCCCAAAGAAAAAGCACTGGGCCTGCTGGCGCAGATGCTCCAGAATCCTAAAAAGTACGCCTATTCCAAAAACAAGGTCACTAATCTGGCCCGGGCTATTTATGACCTTAACAAACAGGGCATCGCCGTGCCGCTGAGCGAAGCCGGGGCAACCTACTTGCCGCCGGAGCCAACGCCCTACCCGCTTCAAGCCGACGGAAAGCAGGAAACAACGGCCTTTGACCTGCGGACGGAGCGCCTACCCTACGCCATTTTTGGCCGGGAGTATATCGAAGAAGGGGCCCTGCTGCAAATGGAAACGGCCGCGAGTCTGCCCATTTCGGTGGCCGGGGCGCTCATGCCCGACGCCCATCAGGGCTACGGCCTGCCCATTGGCGGGGTACTTGCCACGGAACCCAATACCGTAATTCCCTTCGCTGTGGGCGTCGATATCGCCTGCCGGATGTGCCTGTCTGTTTTCGACCTGTCGCCGGATTTCCTGAAGCGCGAACCACATTTACTAAAAAAGACGCTGGTCGAGAATACTAAGTTCGGCATGGGTGGCGAAGTGCGCGACAAGCACGACGAGAGCGTGATGGACTTGCCCGAATGGCAGGCTACCAAGATAATCCGTGACCTGAAAGACAAGGCCTATCGGCAGTTGGGTACCTCCGGCACGGGCAACCATTTTGCGGAGTGGGGCATTGTGGACGTATATGGCGAGCAGGCTACCAACGGCCTTGACCTGCCACCCGGGCAATATATGGCTTTGCTGTCGCATTCGGGTTCGCGGGGTTTTGGCGGGAATGTAGCCAACTACTACTCCAAACTGGCCATGCAGAAAACCCACCTGCCCAAACAGGCGGCGCACCTGGCCTGGCTCGACCTGAATACAGAGGAAGGTCAGGAGTACTGGATTGCGATGAATCTGGCGGGGGAGTATGCCTCGGCCAACCACCACGAAATCCACAACAAAATTGCCAAAGCCCTGCGCCAAAAACCGCTGACGATGATCGAAAACCACCACAACTTTGCCTGGAAGGAGCAACTGGCCGATGGCCGCGAGGTGATGGTGCACCGCAAGGGCGCTACCCCCGCCGGGCCCGATGTACTGGGTATTATCCCCGGCTCAATGACCAAACCCGGCTTTGTGGTACGGGGCCGGGGCCACGCTGATTCTATCAATTCGGCCTCGCACGGGGCCGGGCGGCTGATGTCACGGACCAAGGCACTCAACAGCATTACTCATGCACAGTTGAATAAAGCGTTACAGGAAGCCGATATTCAGCTCATCGGCGGCGACCTCGACGAGGCCCCGATGGTGTATAAAGACATCGAAACCGTCATCGCTGCGCAAAGTGAATTAGTGGAGGTACTGGCGAAGTTTACGCCCAAGATCGTGAGAATGGCGGATGCAAACCGGAAGGAGGGGCGGGAGGATTGA